The following DNA comes from Solirubrobacterales bacterium.
TCGCGTCGGCGTGGGCCTTGGGGGAGAGCAGCATGTTGCGGCACTCCTGGAAGGCGTCGGTCTGCTGGGCACCCTCCTCGACGTCGATCATGCCCCGCCAGACCGCGGTTGCCCGGTCGGTCAGAACCCCGCGGAAGGCGAGGTCGGAGACCGTGTTCAGGGCGGCATGCTCCTGCAGGGTGTCGTAATCGAGATGCTGGCGACCGCCACCGGCGTACCCCCCGGTGACCTTCGCGGTTGAGCCGTTGCCGATCAGCCGGGTGGTCATGCGGACCTTGCCGCTGGTGCCACCGAATCCGAGGGCGGCCCAGTCGAGGGTGCCGTCACGATCCACCTCGCCGCGCTGGGCGGAGAAAAGCCATGACTTCTCGGAAAGGTCCTGGGTGCTCACGTAGTGAAGGTTCGCGGCCGGACCGACCGCCACCTCGACCACCGTGTTGAGCAGCGAGGCGACCTCGTCGTCGGCGGAAACGTAGTTCTCCCAGACCTCGGCCTGAGCGCCTTCCTCGAGCACAACCAGGGTGCGCCAGTAGACCGCCTGCCCGGACTCGTCGAGATTCAGTTCAACCCGGATCGGATCCTTGACCACCGTGTTCCGCGGCACGTAGACCAGCACACCGTCGTGCCACTCGGCGTCGTTGCGGGCGATGAACGGATCGCGCTGGGTGACCAGCCTGCCGAGCCGGTCCTCAAGCAGCTCACCGTGCTCGGCGAGAGCCTCGGCCAGGGGCAGGACCACCGCGCCGTCCTCGCCGCCGGTCACCGAGACGTCGGCCGGGGCCGACTCGTAGGCGTCCAGTTTCAGCTTCCTGAGGTCGGTGAACTCCCAGCCCTTGCTCTTCTTGGTCGGAAGGTCGAGGGTGGAAACGAGTTCCCGCGCCTGTTCGCGCCGCGCTTCGAGCCAGGCCGGTTCGGTCAGGGTGCTTTCCGCCAACTCAGCCAATGCTTCCCTCCATCTGCAGCTCGATAAGTCGGTTCAGTTCGACCGCGTACTCCATCGGCAGCTCCTTGGTGATCGGCTCGATGAAGCCGTTCACGATCAGCTTCGAGGCTTCCTCTTCGGAGAGGCCGCGGCTCATCAGGTAAAAGAGAACGTCGTCACCGACCTTGGAGACGGTGGCCTCGTGACCCATGTCGGCGTCGGACTCGCCCACCTTGATCGTGGGGAAGGTGTCCGACTTGGATTTCGCGTCCAGGAGCAGCGCGTCGCAGACCACCTTCGAACGGGTCTCGGTGGCGCCCTTGGCGATGTCCATCAGGCCACGGAAGGTGGAGTGCCCACCGTCCTTCGAGATTGATTTCGAGAACACCGTGGAGGTCGTCTTCGGGGCGTTGTGGATGATCTTGGTGCCGGCGTCGAGATGCTGGCCCTCGCCGGCAAAAGCGATCGAAAGCGACTCGCCGTGCGCGCCTTCGCCCATCAGGTAGATCGAGGGGTACTTCATGGTGACCTTCGAGCCGAGGTTGCAGTCAACCCACTCCATGGTCGCCCGTTCCTGGGCGACGGCCCGCTTGGTGACCAGGTTGTAGACGTTGTTCGACCAGTTCTGGATCGTGGTGTAGCGAACCCTTGAGCCGGGCTTGCAGATGATCTCGACCACCGCCGAGTGGAGCGAGTCGGTCGAGTAGGTGGGGGCGGTGCAGCCCTCGATGTAGTGGACGTCCGAGTCCTCGTCGGCGATGATCAGGGTCCGCTCGAACTGGCCCATGTTCTCGGTGTTGATCCGGAAGTAGGCCTGGAGCGGCATCTCCACCTTCACGCCGGGCGGCACGTAGACGAAGGAGCCACCGGACCAGACGGCCGAGTTGAGCGCGGCCAGCTTGTTGTCGGCGGCCGGGATCACGGTCGCCCAGTACTCCTTGACGATGTCCTCGTGCTCCTTCAGGGCGGAGTCCATGTCGAGGAAGAGGACGCCCTGCTCCTCCAGGTCCTTGCGCACCTGGTGGTAGACCATCTCGGACTCGTACTGCGCACCGACGCCGGCCAGGAACTGCTGTTCGGCCTCGGGGATTCCGAGCTTGTCGAAGGTGTCCTTGATGTCGTCGGGGACGTCATCCCAGCTGCCTTCGGGCCGCTCCGAGGCGCGCACGAAGTAGTGGATGTCGTCGTAATCAATCTGGCCGAGGTCGGCACCCCACTTCGGGTCCGGCTTGGAGTAGAAGATGTCCAGCGCGTCGAGCCGGTACTGCCGCATCCACTCGGGCTCGTTCTTGTACTCCGAGATCTGTTCGACGATCTTGCGGGAGAGTCCCTTGGGAGCCTTGTAGACGTAGCCGGTCTCGGGATCCGAGAAGCCGAACTTCTCGTCGTAGTCACCCTTGATCGACTGGACCTTTTTACGTTCGGCCAGAACTTCGGGGCTAGCCATGTTCAGTCCTCCACTTTCACTGTGATCGTGTCGTCGATGATCTCGACCGGAAATATCTCGACCGGCTCGAAGGCCGGCAGGTTGAGCGGCTTGCCGCTCTTCAGATCGAACACCGAGCCGTGCCGCGGACACTCGATCCTGCAGTCCTTCTGGTCCAGCTCACCTTCGCTCAGGGGGCCGTCGTCATGCGAGCAGCGGTCTTCGATCGCCAGGATCTCGCCCTCGCAGTTGAAAACGACGATCACGTAGTCCTCGGTCTCGACGATCATCCGTTCGCCGGGGCCGAGCTTGCCGGCTGGGCACACAGGGATGTTTGTCGTTTCTTCAGTAGGCATGCGGGAAGGTGAGCCGCGCTGCCGGTCCGGTCCGATCGTCCCGGTCCGCCATTTGCGGACGGGGACTTGACAGTAATCCCGACTTTCGCGCTCGGATCTAGATTCTAACGATTCCAGAAAAGAAAGCTCCGTCCCGACGCCCCTCCGGGCTCTAGAGTCAGGGGTCCATGGGAATGCGTGACACCGCGGACAACCGATGAGCGCGTCGATCGCGAGAGATTCGACCGATCAGGAAGCCGAGGCCGAGGCCCACGGGTACCGTCCGGGCTGGAAGCTCTACCAGATCCTGCGCCTGATCCTGCGGCCGCTGCGCTGGTGGGTTCGCCTCCAGGTGAAGGGACTTGAGTACCTGCCGGACCGGGGCGAGGCGCTAATCGTTTCAAACCATGACTCCTGGCTCGATCCGCTGGCGATCGCCGAGGCGATGATGTGGAAGGGGCGCCAGCTTCGTTTCCTTGCCAAGCACACCCTCTGGAAGTTCAAGCCTCTGGCGATGATTCTAGATGGGGCCGCACAGATCCCGATCCGCCGGGGCGAAGGTGACACGGCCGCGCTCGAGTCGGCGGTCGGAGCGATCGGCCGCGGGGAGATGATCGGGGTCTTTCCCGAGGGCACGCTGTCGCGCGGAACGGTCCTGCGGGCCCGTCGCGGAGTCTCCCGGCTCGCCCAGGCCTGCCCCGGGGTGCCGATCACCCTGGTCGCGGTCACCGGCGGTACCGATCTCAAGCGTTTTCCCCGGCGCCCCCGAATGACGGTCGAGTTCTTCCAGCCCGCGGGCGATTTGCCCGACCCGGGAGCGGATCCTCAGGCTTTCGCCCAGAACCTGCTGGACCAGATCCGGGCGAAGGCCCCGCAGATCAGTTGACGCTCAGGCCGGGTCTGCCGGCGACATGGCCGGCAGTCCAGCGGTTCCAGCTGCCTCGGCCATGCGTCGGTCGTAGGTGACGAAATACGCCAGATGCGGCGAGATCCCCAAGCCCGTTGCCATGTGAATGGCATCGAGCGAACGGATACTGGTCGGGCTGATGAACTGAGCCCTGGCCCTGATCTCGGCAGTGAGTGGAAGCAGAACGATCTCATCCAGCAGCGAGTGAGCCTGATCCGACAGTTCGGGACTGTGTCGCCGGACGGCACGCATCAGCTCGACCTCGGCGATCTGGCTGGAGGCAGGGACGGCACCCGTTGTCTCAAGCAGCGAGCTAACCCCACTAGAGCCGGCTTCCTGCCGGATCAGCTTGACCAGCGCGGAGGTATCGAGGTAGACGGCTGGCCCAAGCCCGGTCAAAGCCGCTCCTCTCGTTGTTCCTCCAGAGCGCGGGAAAGCCCGTCCGGGTCATCTGGCGAGTATGGAACAGGTGGATGCTCCGCCAGAAATTCGTGAATTCCCCCGGCTCCGGACTTGGGCCCCCTGGCCCCGGGAATCGCCAGAAGAAACTCGAGCGCCGTCTCGGGTCGGCTGCCCGTCACCTGCCCGGCCCCGATGATCGCCAGCTCCCGAACCAGCGAAGCCCTGCTCCGATGGGTCACTTCACCCGCAGCCCGGTCCAGAGCCTCCGCCAGCTCAGGATCCTCCACCACCGCAATCCTCCGATACTTACTCGGCATCCATCGAGTGTAGCACCGAAGTGAGACACCAAGAAGAGACAGACGAGACCGAAACCCGACGCTCCGGGGCTAGGATCACGCTGTGTCTGTCGGAGGAGACGAGGGAGAGATCAAGTCTGGGCCACGGGATGAACTCGTGACCGAATCCCTGGCGCAGCGGCTCGAGAAAGTTGATCGAGAACGGCTTGTGCTTGATCCCCTGGACCCGGAAGAGGCCCCGTTCCGGCTGGCCCAGTTCGCGAGAGACGAGGTCAGACGGGTCCTTGATCCGGAGGAAAAAGCCGGAGCGCAGGTAGAACGAGTGAATCGGGCGCTCTCCGACCTGGGTAGCGAGGGTGCTGAGATCATCCAGATGCCGCCGAGTGTTCTCGGTGGAATCAAGCCGGTTTCGACCCTCGGGCAGGTCGTGGAGCTTCCCCCGAGCCCCGCAACCCCGTTCAGTCAGAGTGATCTGTTGGTCAACGCCGAAGGTCAGCCCAACATCGGTTCGGAGCTCAAGGCAGAGCTGGCCAGCGCCGACCGAGTTGACCTAGTCTGCGCCTTCGTGATCTGGTCCGGAGTGCGGCAACTTCGCGATGCCTTGGAGGGGGTGGTCGGACGCGGTGGCGTCGTCAGGGTGATCACCACCACCTACATGGGTGCGACCGAGAAACGGGCGGTGGACGAGCTGCATGGACTCGGGGCTGAGGTGCGGATCGCACTCGACGCCCGCACCACCAAGCTCCACGCGAAGGCTTGGCTACTGGAGCGGGACTCGGGCTTGAGTACCGCATACGTCGGCTCGTCGAACCTATCTCACACGGCCCTGTTCGACGGGTTGGAGTGGAACGTCCGCCTCTCCTCAACCGACGCTGCTCACGTCATTGACCGGATCCGGATGACCTTCGAGAGCCACTGGGAATCCGAGCATTTCGAGAGATACGACCCTGACGTGAACGGCAGCGAGTTGGAGCGAGCGCTGGCTGAACACAACCGACGTACGTTGGGGGAGAGCTCAACCATCAGCTTCGCGGGGCTCGACGTACGGCCCTACCCGCATCAGCAGAGGATGCTCGACACCCTGAAGCTGGAGCGTGAACGCCATGGGCGTCACCGGAACCTGGTGGTTGCTGCGACCGGCACCGGGAAGACTGTGGTTGCTGCGCTTGACTACAAGCAGGTGATGGCTGAACTCGGCGGCAGGCCCTCACTCCTGTTCGTCGCCCATCGCGAAGAGATCCTGAGACAGTCGCTCGCTACCTACCGGGCAGTCCTGAAGGACGGATCTTTCGGAGAGATTCACGGTGGCGGAAAGATCGAGGAGGGTGAACACGTTTTCGCCATGATTCAGTCGCTTCGGCCCAATCGGCTTGCCCAGCTCGGTTCGGATGCGTTTGATGTCGTGGTTGTAGATGAGTTTCACCACGCCGCAGCTGAGTCGTACGACCGCTTGCTGAACCACGTTGAGCCCAAAGAATTACTCGGGCTGACCGCCACCCCGGAACGGCTTGACGGCAAGGACGTGACCACCTGGTTCGACGGCAGGATTGCTGTGGAACTTCGCCTTTGGGAAGCGATAGACCAGGGCTTTCTGGTGCCGTTCCAGTTTTTCGGCGTCGCCGACGGAGTTGATCTGAACCACATCACCTGGAGGCGCAGCGGCTACGCGCTGTCCGAACTGAGCAATCTCTACACGGGCGACGACCTCCGGGTCGCGAAGATTCTCAAGGCACTTAACCGGATAGTGGCTGACCCGGGGCAGATGCGGGCTCTCGGCTTCTGTGTTTCGAAAGAGCATGCCCGGTACATGGCAGAGAAGTTCACGCAGGCCGGGCTGGAAAGCTGCTCCCTGACTGGCGACGACCCCCCCGAGTACCGAAGTCAGGTCCTCGATCGTCTCCAGCGTGGTGAGCTGCGTTGCGTGTTCTCGGTCGAGGTGCTTGGTGAGGGAGTTGACGTTCCCGCCGTTGACTGTCTGCTTCTGCTTCGGCCGACCGAATCCGCCACCGTGTTTTCGCAGCAGCTCGGACGTGGCCTCAGGTGGGCTGACGGCAAGAGCCACCTGACCGTGATCGACCTGATCGGTCAACACCGCAAGGAGTTCCGCTTCGACCGGCGCCTGGCAGCGATTCTGGATCGACGCAGGGGAAGGGTCGAGGAACAGGTCGAACACGACTTCCCGTTCCTGCCGGCAGGCTGCACCGTTGACCTGGACAGAAAGAGCCGGGAAGTGGTCCTCGAGAGCTTGCGCCAGGTGGTGCGACACTCGCGCAGGGCCCAGGTCGTGGCCGATCTGAAGCAGGCCGGATCTGATCTTGCGATGCCGCTTTTTCTGGACGATTTTGGTCACCGCATCGAGGACATCTACCGTCGTGGACGCTCGTGGACTGAGCTTCGGCGGGAGGCCGGGTTCGAAGTTCCAATTGCGGCTGACAGCGATCTGGAAGCCTTGGCCCTCCGCAACCTCAGCCGCCTCACCCATGTGGACGATCCGGAACGGTCGCAGTTCTACCGCAAGCTGCTTTCGGCGGAAAAGCCACCGAGCATTTCAGGACTGGGGGATCGCCACCGGAGAATGTTGACCATGCTCTCCTGGAGTCTCGGTTCGGGCCGGTCGGGTCGTGACTCGGTCAGCCAATTCTTCGCTGATCTGTGGAGAGAGAAGGCAGTTCTCTCGGAACTCAACGACCTGCTTACGGCGTTGGACCAGCAGGCAGGGACGATGCCGGTTGCACTCACGGATGCTTCGACGCCGCTGAACGTCCACGCCCGGTACTCGCGAGAGGAGATCGTTGCCGCCCTGCGCTTCGGGGAGGGCGTGAAGCCAAAGGTCACCCAGGGAGGGGTGCTCTGGGTCGAGCGAGCGAAGTCCGACGTCTTCTTCGTTGACCTCCACAAGGCCGAGCGAGACTACTCGCCGACCACCATGTATCGCGACTACGCAATCAACCGCGAGCTCTTCCACTGGGAGTCCCAGTCAAGGCAGGCGCCCCATCAAGCGACGGTGAAGCGCTACATCAACCATCGCGAGCAGGGAACCGACGTTCTGTTGTTTGTCCGTGAGCGGAAGCGAAGCGAGTTGGGGACGATGCCGTTCACATTCTTGGGGCCGGCTGACTACGTATCCCACACCGGCGAGTTTCCCGTGCAGTTCACCTGGCGGCTCCAGACCCCGATGCCGGCCGAACTATTCGAGACCGCCCGAAGCGTCGCCGCCGCCTGACCGGTGGCGCACCCAGCCCCCCAGTGATTGCCCCGGCGGGCTGTCCAGCAGTCTTCCGCCAAGGGGCTATCCTGGCTTCGGTCGGAGTGGTTGCGCTGCGAGGAGAGTCGGACCGAGATGGCACGTTCCAGGAAATCGGCTTGGCTGAGGGATGAGCTCATCCTCTGTCTCGACCTCTACCGTCTCGAGGGGGCCAGCCCGAGCAAGGAGAGTAGGGAGAACCTGAGTCAGACCCTCAGGGCGATCCCGATCGAGCCAGAGTTGGCCGATGACCCCGAGTTTCGGAGCTATTCGTCAGTGGGATGGAAGCTCGCCAACTTCGCCACGCTTGATCCTGCAACCGGATCGGAGCGCTCTCACGGAGCTAAGGGCGATCGTGCCGTGTGGAGCGAGTTCTGGGAAGAACCCGAGCGGCTCGCCGCAACCGCGGCGAACATCATCGCCAATATCGAACGATCAGAAGTCCAGGGTCTGGGGATTCCAGATCTCGACGCTGAGGCTCCAGAGGGACGAGTCCTCACCATGGTTCATCACGCCCGTGAGCGCAATTCCCGCCTTGTCAAGAAGAAGAAGGCCAGCGTTCTGGAGACTTGCGGAAGGCTGGAGTGCGAAGCCTGCCGGTTCGACTTCAGCGCCTTCTACGGCGAACGCGGGCAGGGTTTCATCGAGTGTCACCATCTTCTGCCTGTCTCGCAGTTGAGCCCGGAGCACAAGACGAAACTGACCGATCTGGCCCTGGGGTCTGCCCCGGGTTTGGTTGTCACCGGGGTTTAGTGGTTTTCAGCCCGCCATGGCGGGCTGATGGTGGACTGTTTCATATTCGACGGGGGTGAGTTTCCCGAGGCCGCGTTGGCGACGCCGCCGGTTGTATTTCGCTTCGATCCAGTAGACGATCGCGTGGCGGAGTTCAGCCCGGGTGTTCCAGGTCCGGGTGTTCAGCACGTTCTTCTGGAGCAGGCTGTAAAACGATTCCATTGAGGCGTTGTCGCCGGCCGAACCGACCCGGCCCATCGAGCCCTGAAGGCCGTGGTTGTTCAGCAGCTTCACGACTTTCCGGGAGCGGAACTGGCTGCCGCGGTCGGAGTGGCAGATCGTGCCCTCGGGGTCACGCAAGGTGATCGCGTGCTGGATCGCCCGGGCCGCGAGTGAGGACTTCATCCGGATGTCGATGCTGTGTCCGACGATCCGGTTCGAGAACACGTCCTTGACCGCGCAGAGATAAAGCTTCCCTTCCCGGGTTGGGTGTTCGGTGATATCCGTCAGCCAAACCTGGTCAGGACCCTTCGCGCTGAACACGTGCCGGACCTGGCCGCGCTCATCCTCGACGGCCAGCAGGTCGTCATGAACCGGTGGGCCGGGTTTCCCGGCCTTCCCCTTCTTTCTCGCGTGGGAAGCGATGATCCCACCGACTTGGCAGAGCCGGTGAACCCGGTTCTCGCAGCAGACGACCCCGGCTCCCTCGAGCTCGTCGGTGAGGAACCGGTAACCCAAGGTCGGATCGTCCTCGTGAAGATCAACCAGCTTGTTGATGACCTCCGCATCGTCCCGGTCTTTTTCCGAGACAGGCTCTTTGAGCCACTTGTAATACCCCTGGGTGGTGAACCCGAGGACCCGGCACGCCACCGCCACCGGCACCCGAACACGGGCACCGGCAGCGGCCATCTCACGGACGAGCGGGAAGATCATTTTCCCGGCAGATTTGCCTGCGAAAGATAGGCGGCAGCCCTTCGGAGGACCTCGTTCTCCTGCTCCAGCAGGCGGTTTCGCTTCTTGATCTCCCTTAGCTCGATTCGCTCGGCCTCGGTCAAACCAGGACGGGATCCCTCCTCGATCTCGGCCTTCTTCAACCAGTTATGCAAGGTGGCTTCGGAAATCCCGAAGTCCTTCGCCACCTGGGTGATCGGTG
Coding sequences within:
- the sufB gene encoding Fe-S cluster assembly protein SufB translates to MASPEVLAERKKVQSIKGDYDEKFGFSDPETGYVYKAPKGLSRKIVEQISEYKNEPEWMRQYRLDALDIFYSKPDPKWGADLGQIDYDDIHYFVRASERPEGSWDDVPDDIKDTFDKLGIPEAEQQFLAGVGAQYESEMVYHQVRKDLEEQGVLFLDMDSALKEHEDIVKEYWATVIPAADNKLAALNSAVWSGGSFVYVPPGVKVEMPLQAYFRINTENMGQFERTLIIADEDSDVHYIEGCTAPTYSTDSLHSAVVEIICKPGSRVRYTTIQNWSNNVYNLVTKRAVAQERATMEWVDCNLGSKVTMKYPSIYLMGEGAHGESLSIAFAGEGQHLDAGTKIIHNAPKTTSTVFSKSISKDGGHSTFRGLMDIAKGATETRSKVVCDALLLDAKSKSDTFPTIKVGESDADMGHEATVSKVGDDVLFYLMSRGLSEEEASKLIVNGFIEPITKELPMEYAVELNRLIELQMEGSIG
- a CDS encoding non-heme iron oxygenase ferredoxin subunit; translation: MCPAGKLGPGERMIVETEDYVIVVFNCEGEILAIEDRCSHDDGPLSEGELDQKDCRIECPRHGSVFDLKSGKPLNLPAFEPVEIFPVEIIDDTITVKVED
- a CDS encoding type II toxin-antitoxin system VapC family toxin, whose product is MTGLGPAVYLDTSALVKLIRQEAGSSGVSSLLETTGAVPASSQIAEVELMRAVRRHSPELSDQAHSLLDEIVLLPLTAEIRARAQFISPTSIRSLDAIHMATGLGISPHLAYFVTYDRRMAEAAGTAGLPAMSPADPA
- a CDS encoding DUF3427 domain-containing protein; the protein is MSVGGDEGEIKSGPRDELVTESLAQRLEKVDRERLVLDPLDPEEAPFRLAQFARDEVRRVLDPEEKAGAQVERVNRALSDLGSEGAEIIQMPPSVLGGIKPVSTLGQVVELPPSPATPFSQSDLLVNAEGQPNIGSELKAELASADRVDLVCAFVIWSGVRQLRDALEGVVGRGGVVRVITTTYMGATEKRAVDELHGLGAEVRIALDARTTKLHAKAWLLERDSGLSTAYVGSSNLSHTALFDGLEWNVRLSSTDAAHVIDRIRMTFESHWESEHFERYDPDVNGSELERALAEHNRRTLGESSTISFAGLDVRPYPHQQRMLDTLKLERERHGRHRNLVVAATGTGKTVVAALDYKQVMAELGGRPSLLFVAHREEILRQSLATYRAVLKDGSFGEIHGGGKIEEGEHVFAMIQSLRPNRLAQLGSDAFDVVVVDEFHHAAAESYDRLLNHVEPKELLGLTATPERLDGKDVTTWFDGRIAVELRLWEAIDQGFLVPFQFFGVADGVDLNHITWRRSGYALSELSNLYTGDDLRVAKILKALNRIVADPGQMRALGFCVSKEHARYMAEKFTQAGLESCSLTGDDPPEYRSQVLDRLQRGELRCVFSVEVLGEGVDVPAVDCLLLLRPTESATVFSQQLGRGLRWADGKSHLTVIDLIGQHRKEFRFDRRLAAILDRRRGRVEEQVEHDFPFLPAGCTVDLDRKSREVVLESLRQVVRHSRRAQVVADLKQAGSDLAMPLFLDDFGHRIEDIYRRGRSWTELRREAGFEVPIAADSDLEALALRNLSRLTHVDDPERSQFYRKLLSAEKPPSISGLGDRHRRMLTMLSWSLGSGRSGRDSVSQFFADLWREKAVLSELNDLLTALDQQAGTMPVALTDASTPLNVHARYSREEIVAALRFGEGVKPKVTQGGVLWVERAKSDVFFVDLHKAERDYSPTTMYRDYAINRELFHWESQSRQAPHQATVKRYINHREQGTDVLLFVRERKRSELGTMPFTFLGPADYVSHTGEFPVQFTWRLQTPMPAELFETARSVAAA
- a CDS encoding 1-acyl-sn-glycerol-3-phosphate acyltransferase, producing MSASIARDSTDQEAEAEAHGYRPGWKLYQILRLILRPLRWWVRLQVKGLEYLPDRGEALIVSNHDSWLDPLAIAEAMMWKGRQLRFLAKHTLWKFKPLAMILDGAAQIPIRRGEGDTAALESAVGAIGRGEMIGVFPEGTLSRGTVLRARRGVSRLAQACPGVPITLVAVTGGTDLKRFPRRPRMTVEFFQPAGDLPDPGADPQAFAQNLLDQIRAKAPQIS
- a CDS encoding IS3 family transposase (programmed frameshift); this encodes MPKAFPKEFRDDVVAVARTGHAPITQVAKDFGISEATLHNWLKKAEIEEGSRPGLTEAERIELREIKKRNRLLEQENEVLRRAAAYLSQANLPKMIFPLVREMAAAGARVRVPVAVACRVLGFTTQGYYKWLKEPVSEKDRDDAEVINKLVDLHEDDPTLGYRFLTDELEGAGVVCCENRVHRLCQVGGIIASHARKKGKAGKPGPPVHDDLLAVEDERGQVRHVFSAKGPDQVWLTDITEHPTREGKLYLCAVKDVFSNRIVGHSIDIRMKSSLAARAIQHAITLRDPEGTICHSDRGSQFRSRKVVKLLNNHGLQGSMGRVGSAGDNASMESFYSLLQKNVLNTRTWNTRAELRHAIVYWIEAKYNRRRRQRGLGKLTPVEYETVHHQPAMAG
- the sufD gene encoding Fe-S cluster assembly protein SufD — protein: MAELAESTLTEPAWLEARREQARELVSTLDLPTKKSKGWEFTDLRKLKLDAYESAPADVSVTGGEDGAVVLPLAEALAEHGELLEDRLGRLVTQRDPFIARNDAEWHDGVLVYVPRNTVVKDPIRVELNLDESGQAVYWRTLVVLEEGAQAEVWENYVSADDEVASLLNTVVEVAVGPAANLHYVSTQDLSEKSWLFSAQRGEVDRDGTLDWAALGFGGTSGKVRMTTRLIGNGSTAKVTGGYAGGGRQHLDYDTLQEHAALNTVSDLAFRGVLTDRATAVWRGMIDVEEGAQQTDAFQECRNMLLSPKAHADAIPGLEIAADDVACTHAAAIAQVDPEQVFYLSSRGLPKEKARNLVIGGFLESLVERLGHGTVREEIAEKLEQRLAEIL